The Rhododendron vialii isolate Sample 1 chromosome 6a, ASM3025357v1 genome includes a window with the following:
- the LOC131329892 gene encoding uncharacterized protein LOC131329892, whose protein sequence is MEEDHHHLTRPLLLPTTAAVTSATAATDITNTSNTFVGVRNYSNENGHDNSTKLVSSNSTILLRLFSVAVVGILSVWANQEASRGFEIHIENRAPTDSVASRRFQLMYVSNDRATRLVLGTSKFVETILYPISLPNKKEVSQVTLRLANRNLTHTVTVDSFKEHEFVINLSPSLLELETDFDHAMLRAVQQGMARVWLHDNNAPKSLLNGMVEYISRLAGLGAVVGVFSGDGDLAESGDCCWMDEDPVAVAHFLSYCEDKRRGFIQRLNLAMKGRWNDRTVDDALGMPVQHLCGSYVSQKHLPVD, encoded by the coding sequence ATGGAGGAGGACCACCACCACCTCACCCGCCCCCTCCTACTCCCCACCACCGCGGCCGTTACATCTGCCACCGCAGCAACCGACATCACAAACACCTCCAACACCTTTGTAGGTGTTCGTAATTATTCCAACGAGAATGGTCACGATAACAGTACCAAACTCGTCTCATCCAATTCCACAATCCTCCTCCGCCTATTTTCCGTCGCCGTGGTCGGGATCCTCTCCGTGTGGGCAAACCAAGAAGCCTCCAGAGGCTTCGAGATCCACATTGAAAACCGCGCCCCAACTGACTCCGTCGCCAGCCGCCGGTTTCAACTCATGTACGTCTCAAACGACAGAGCCACCCGGTTAGTCCTTGGCACTAGCAAATTTGTTGAAACAATTCTTTACCCCATTAGCCTGCCCAATAAGAAGGAAGTCAGCCAAGTCACCCTCCGGCTCGCCAACCGGAATCTGACCCACACGGTCACGGTTGATTCCTTCAAAGAACATGAGTTTGTGATTAACCTAAGCCCCTCACTTTTGGAGTTAGAGACCGATTTTGACCATGCCATGTTAAGGGCAGTCCAACAGGGCATGGCGCGGGTGTGGCTTCATGACAATAATGCCCCTAAATCTCTGCTAAATGGCATGGTTGAGTATATAAGTAGACTAGCTGGGCTGGGTGCGGTGGTGGGGGTGTTTTCCGGCGACGGCGATTTGGCGGAATCTGGCGACTGTTGCTGGATGGATGAGGACCCTGTGGCCGTGGCACATTTCTTGAGTTATTGTGAGGATAAGAGAAGAGGGTTCATCCAACGGCTGAATCTAGCTATGAAAGGTCGTTGGAATGATCGGACGGTGGATGATGCGCTAGGAATGCCAGTTCAGCATCTATGTGGGTCGTACGTGTCTCAAAAGCATCTCCCCGTAGATTAA